The following proteins come from a genomic window of Miscanthus floridulus cultivar M001 chromosome 2, ASM1932011v1, whole genome shotgun sequence:
- the LOC136535926 gene encoding uncharacterized protein, with protein sequence MGESLLTALSMDTATAHHPHQGPSTFLSMDTASHDDFDLFLQPQGSFRRCLHAAAVAPPDINLPLAADPSPPPPASHDANVDMLDVGLGGPQHYDSDSPAAAGPVSAPATAATTMVAVSHTKGSGSSAARKCVKRNDSIWGAWFFFTHYFKPVMFADKGGKAKAATTTTTGGNGNSATLDAFLVQHDMENMYMWVFKERPENALGKMQLRSFMNGHSRLGEPQFPFSADKGFVRSHRMQRKHYRGLSNPQCLHGIEIVRAPNLAGVPEADLKRWMELTGRDANFSVPTEASDFESWRNLPSTDFELERPATAVPAKSSSHGHHKKLLNGSGLNLSTQPSNHSSGDGMEITATCNKRRKDSSPAAMEEDCSNSNSDKAQDMDVSHTFEPSWMNDFLGVMRHASGPVTAAKTIYEDSKGYLIIISLPFADFQKVKVSWKNTLTNGIVKVSCTSVGRMPFLKRHDRTFKLADPAPEHCPPGEFVREIPLPTRIPEDATLEAYSDETGTGLEIIVPKFRVGPEEHEVHVSMRPPSSWCQ encoded by the coding sequence atgggcgAGTCGCTGCTCACCGCGCTCTCCATGGACACCGCCACGGCCCACCACCCGCACCAGGGCCCCTCCACCTTCCTCTCCATGGACACCGCCTCCCACGACGACTTCGACCTCTTCCTCCAGCCACAGGGGTCCTTCCGCCGCTGCCTACATGCCGCGGCGGTCGCCCCCCCTGACATCAACCTCCCCCTCGCCGCCGACCCGTCTCCGCCCCCTCCGGCGTCGCACGACGCCAACGTTGACATGCTAGATGTCGGCCTCGGCGGCCCGCAGCACTACGACTCGGattcgcccgccgccgccgggcctgTCTCGGCCCCAGCAACTGCCGCGACCACCATGGTCGCTGTGTCCCACACCAAGGGCTCCGGTTCCAGCGCTGCGCGCAAGTGTGTCAAGAGGAATGATAGCATCTGGGGAGCGTGGTTCTTCTTCACCCACTACTTCAAGCCAGTCATGTTCGCCGACAAGGGTGGCAAGGCGAaggctgccaccaccaccaccacaggcGGGAACGGTAATAGTGCCACACTGGATGCTTTCCTGGTGCAGCACGACATGGAGAACATGTACATGTGGGTCTTTAAGGAGCGGCCGGAGAATGCCCTGGGGAAGATGCAGCTGAGGAGCTTCATGAATGGGCACTCACGCCTTGGGGAGCCACAGTTCCCTTTCAGCGCAGACAAAGGGTTTGTGCGCTCACACCGGATGCAGCGCAAGCACTATCGTGGGCTCTCTAACCCGCAGTGTCTTCACGGGATCGAAATCGTGAGGGCACCAAACTTGGCAGGTGTACCTGAGGCTGATTTAAAGAGGTGGATGGAGCTCACTGGGAGGGATGCCAATTTCTCAGTCCCAACCGAGGCTAGTGATTTTGAGTCTTGGAGGAATTTGCCGAGCACAGACTTTGAGCTCGAGAGGCCAGCAACCGCGGTTCCTGCTAAGAGCAGCTCACATGGGCACCACAAGAAGTTGCTGAACGGTTCTGGCCTTAACCTCTCGACACAACCATCCAATCACAGTTCTGGGGATGGCATGGAGATCACGGCCACCTGTAACAAGCGCAGGAAGGATTCCTCACCGGCTGCAATGGAAGAGGATTGCAGCAATTCGAATTCAGACAAGGCCCAAGACATGGATGTGAGCCACACCTTTGAGCCATCATGGATGAATGACTTCTTGGGTGTGATGCGCCATGCCTCTGGACCAGTAACTGCTGCAAAAACAATATATGAGGATAGCAAGGGCTACTTGATCATTATCAGTCTGCCTTTTGCTGATTTTCAGAAGGTGAAAGTTTCATGGAAGAACACTCTTACAAATGGGATTGTTAAGGTATCGTGCACTAGTGTTGGCCGGATGCCATTCCTGAAAAGGCATGATCGGACTTTCAAGTTGGCGGATCCTGCTCCTGAGCATTGCCCACCCGGAGAGTTTGTCCGGGAAATTCCACTGCCTACCCGGATCCCTGAAGATGCTACTTTGGAAGCATACAGTGATGAAACAGGGACAGGCCTGGAGATTATTGTTCCAAAATTCCGTGTTGGTCCTGAAGAACATGAAGTGCATGTATCCATGAGGCCACCTTCGTCATGGTGCCAATGA